Within Mongoliitalea daihaiensis, the genomic segment TTCCAAGTCAAAAAACAAACTACAACAGTACCAACTGAGAATGTATTAGGCTACCTGGAAGGTACAGATAAGAAAGAGGAAGTATTGGTACTTTCTGCTCACTATGACCACGTTTCTCCAGGAGCTGACGGTAGAATAATTCCTGGCGCTGATGACAATGGATCAGGAACAGTTGCTGTAATGGAAATTGCAGAAGCATTTGCGCTAGCAGCAAAAGATGGGATCAAACCTAGAAGAAGTGTTTTGTTCATTGCTCTAACTGCTGAAGAAAAAGGGTTGCTTGGTTCTCAATATTACGTGGAAAACCCTATATTCCCATTGGAAAATACGGTCAATAACTTAAATATTGACATGTTGGGGAGAATTGACAATGTTTATAAAGATGCGGAAGATACCAATTATTTATATGCTATTGGTTCTGAGATGTTGTCTTCACACTTAAAGAAAATTTTAGATTACAATAACATCACTTATACCGGTCTTAACTTGGATTATCGCTACGATGACCCTGCGGATCCTAACAGGTTCTATTTCAGATCTGACCATTATAATTTCGCAAAGTATAACATTCCTTCTATCTTTTTCTTCTCAGGATTACACAATGACTACCACACACCTGAGGATACCATCGATAAAATTGAATTCCCTTTGATGACCACAAGAGCTCAGTTAATTTTCCACTTGGCTTGGGACTTGGCTAACAGGGAAAAACGAAATCCTGTAGATGGCTCCAATAATAGAGGAGATCGTTAAAAATTAAAAGAGGGCTACTGAATTCAGTAGCCCTCTTTTTTTAAATGAAAATCTATGAGAATATTATTCTACCTTTTAGCTTTTAAACATTCACATGTCTTTCTGCATGATAGGAAGAACGCACCAAAGGGCCAGATTCAACATATTTCAACCCTCTAGTTAATCCTTCTTCTCTGTAATGCGCAAACATGTCTGGATGAATAAATTCCGCAACCTCTATGTGCATCTTGGTAGGCTGTAAGTATTGGCCTAGTGTAAGAATATCACACCCGTGAGCTGCTAGATCATCCATTGCTTTATACACCTCTTCTTTGGTTTCACCTAGACCAAGCATAATTCCAGTCTTGGTACGCTTACCATATTCTTTGGTCAACTTGATTTGTTCCAAGGATCGCTCGTATTTGGCCTGAGGACGTACTCTTCTGTACAGTCGCTCCACCGTTTCCATATTGTGAGAAACTACTTCTTGTCCACCACTGATCATGCGATACAAGGCATCCCAATTTGATTTCACATCTGGAATAAGCGTTTCTATGGTTGTTTCCGGAGACAGTTCTTTGGTCATCACCACTGTCTGATACCAAATCTCTGCTCCCCTATCCTTTCTTTCATCCCTATTAACGGAAGTAATTACAGCATGCTTTACTCCCATTAGCTTGATAGCTTCCGCCACCCTGCGAGGTTCATCAGTATCATACTCTGGGGGTCTACCAGTAGCTACTGCACAAAACGAACAGGAACGGGTACACACATTGCCCAAAATCATGAAAGTTGCAGTACCTGCCCCCCAACATTCACCCATATTGGGACAATTACCACTTTCACAAATTGTATGTAATTTATGTTCATCTACTAATTTTCTGACCTTAGCATATTCCTTCCCCACTGGAAGTTTGACTCGCAACCAATCCGGTTTTTTTCGTTTGGTACTTTCTTCAGAAATTACTGGTAACTCTATCATTGCTTCTGAATTTAATTGATTAACAAATGTAAGGGCTAGTGATGGATTAACCCAATAGATTCCTTATTTCCTAAACCCGTAAAAAAACGTAAAATAAACCGATTGGAATAGTTGTCTGTTTTCAACAGTGGGCATCAAAGGAATCTCTCTGGTAAAACCCTCTAATTGATACCCAAGTTCCAGCCCCGTCACATTTGTACGAAATACACCAAATTCAAAAAAAACGGCCGCTTTGGCATTCCCTCCGATAGCAAACTCAGACTGACCAATACCTTCAAAAATTCTTCCTGGCCCCAGAATGTTGAATCTACTTTGATGCACTTCCGGATTATATTGTTCGCGGACCGTTTCCAAGCGATTAACTGCATACTCCACTATATAGGGCGCAATGATTCCCACAGAAGGCCCCACGGCACCCAAGAGTGAGACTTGTACTCCCTGCTGCGGCGCTTTTTTAAATAAGACCAATTCTCTACCATAATAAGGTCTTACTGAATACAGATAGTTTGATTTACCAAAAATAAAAGAATTACCTAAAATAGTATTGTAGCGGACTTCTTTAGGGTTTTTGACATTAGCTAAATCCAATCCAAAAAATTGAAATTGAGTATCATCTAGCCGTTGAGCAACCTTTACAGAAAAACCCCCAATCAATCCTCCATTGGTATTTTTATTGATCCCAAACAGTACCTCGCGGTCATATTCATAATTTCCCGCATCTTCCCGTTGAGCGTATACGCCTAGAGACAATCCTAGAAACAGTATTGAAAATATATAAATTCGATGTTTCATCATTTCACAGATGCAATATTAACGTTAACTTGCCCACTAAGTTATCTAACCAAAAATAAAAGTAAGAGTTTATGCCTACTATTAAAAGTGTGTATCAAGGAAATCTCCGAACAAACATGAAACATCTGCAATCCGGACTCGAAGTAATCACGGATGCACCTGTTGATAATAATGGTAAGGGTGAAGCATTTTCGCCAACAGACCTTGTCGCAGCTGCCCTAGGAAGCTGCATGGTCACTATTATGGGAATCGTTGCAGAAAGAGATGGAGTCTCTTTGGAAGGACTGAGTTGGGAAGTCACTAAAATCATGAACCCTCAACCTCGAAAAATAAGTGAAATCGTAATCGACTTTCACTGGGAAAATCCTGTACAAGATGCCGCTATGCTACAAAAACTGAAGAATGCAGCCAAAACCTGTCCTGTCGCTCTAAGTTTAGATCCAGAGCTCAAGCAAACGATCAATTTTAATTTTTAATTATTTTTCAGAAAGCATGTAGCAAATCGACATGCTCTTACGTCTTCAATAAAAGGAAGTA encodes:
- a CDS encoding M28 family peptidase translates to MKKRFWLVGAMAYMLSFSISAQDATALKYGATITAADLEKHLRFIASDELAGRDTGTEGQKMAASYIKDHFEKWGLAGPVDGGYYQVFNLVSNSYPGVSLQVGKNKMQQNKDFIFVGDADMKKSQKAAIVFVGDGSKESLAKVDVKGKLAAVWAIGARTQNIVKDAMEAGAIGVIVTTMEDQTAFDRLAARYAAMTGGRLGFERPTVQEPAFMVSGTQMAAIFGATVDQVKAALGNPASVAPAQATFQVKKQTTTVPTENVLGYLEGTDKKEEVLVLSAHYDHVSPGADGRIIPGADDNGSGTVAVMEIAEAFALAAKDGIKPRRSVLFIALTAEEKGLLGSQYYVENPIFPLENTVNNLNIDMLGRIDNVYKDAEDTNYLYAIGSEMLSSHLKKILDYNNITYTGLNLDYRYDDPADPNRFYFRSDHYNFAKYNIPSIFFFSGLHNDYHTPEDTIDKIEFPLMTTRAQLIFHLAWDLANREKRNPVDGSNNRGDR
- the lipA gene encoding lipoyl synthase, coding for MIELPVISEESTKRKKPDWLRVKLPVGKEYAKVRKLVDEHKLHTICESGNCPNMGECWGAGTATFMILGNVCTRSCSFCAVATGRPPEYDTDEPRRVAEAIKLMGVKHAVITSVNRDERKDRGAEIWYQTVVMTKELSPETTIETLIPDVKSNWDALYRMISGGQEVVSHNMETVERLYRRVRPQAKYERSLEQIKLTKEYGKRTKTGIMLGLGETKEEVYKAMDDLAAHGCDILTLGQYLQPTKMHIEVAEFIHPDMFAHYREEGLTRGLKYVESGPLVRSSYHAERHVNV
- a CDS encoding OsmC family protein, with product MPTIKSVYQGNLRTNMKHLQSGLEVITDAPVDNNGKGEAFSPTDLVAAALGSCMVTIMGIVAERDGVSLEGLSWEVTKIMNPQPRKISEIVIDFHWENPVQDAAMLQKLKNAAKTCPVALSLDPELKQTINFNF